The sequence CACCGGTGTCATCACCAATGGAGAGCTTTATCCGGGATTTCTCTGCGGAGCGGGCGAATGGGGCGGCGTACCTTATCTGGACAGTAATTTTGAGAATTACTGCAGCAGTAAGTTTTTCCGTAAACTGCACCATACCACCGCCAAGAAATTGGCTGCCAAAGCCGCTGAAGGAGACCAGGAAGCCTTAAAGCTGTTTTATGAATACGGGACCCACATCGGAAACCTGATCAAATACATCTTGTTCACCTATGCCCCAGAGGCCATTGTTATCGGAGGCTCGATCAGAAAGGCATTTCCCTATTTCTCCAAAGGACTTAAGGAAACGGTGGAGACCTTCCCCTATTCCTCCATCAGCGATAACCTGACCATTTACACCTCATCATTTGATGATTCGGCCATCATGGGAGCCGCTGCTTTGGTTACTGAAGCGGAGTCTCACGTAGCCAATCTAGCCAAATAAAAAAGCTGTCTCATCATTCCCCGGAATAACCTGAAAACATGGGCTGTTTCTTACGTGGATATATGAATGGGACAGCTTTTGTTCATTTTTCTGTTTCCCACTTCCATCATTAATAGGGTCACAAGTTTTTTTTGGCCACAAAGGCACTAAGGCACAAAGTTTTTTCGGGGTTGGTGCATCGCTAATCCGCATTTATAATGCGGATTCCTGAGCATGGCATTTGTAATGCCAATACATCACTGTTTATTTATTGCCACGAAGGCACTAAGGCACAAAGTTTTTTGGGGTTGGTGTGTCGATAATCCGCATTTGTAATGCGGATTCCTGAGCATGGCATTTGTAATGCCAATACATCGCTGTTTATTTATTGCCACGAAGGCACTAAGGCACAAAGGATTTTGGGGGGTGGTGTGTCGCTAATCCGCATTTGTAATGCGGATTCCTGAGCATGGCATTTGTAATGCCAATACATCACTGTTTATTTATTGCCACGAAGGCACTAAGGCACAAAGTTTTTTGGGGTTGGTGCATCGCTAAACCGCATTTGTAATGCGGATTCCTGAGCATGGCATTTGTAATGCCAATACATCACTATTTTTCATCGCCACGAAGGCACTAAAGCACAAAGGATTTTTGGGGGTGGTGTGTCACTAATCTGCAGTTGTAATGCGGATTCCTGAGCATGGCATTTGTAATGCCAATACCCATCTCATGTGGAAATGTTCTTCCTTATTCACCATAAATAGGTTTTAGCGGGAATTTTCGGGGAGTAGGATCGTTTTTGCGGCTAAAACGGGATATTCCAACGGGCTATTTGACCATGGGTTTTACCCATGGCTATGGTTATGACGCCCTTTCAGGGCTATCCCGTGTCCTGTAATCCGCATTTGTAATGCCAATACACCACTGTTTATTTATTGCCACGAAGACACTGAGGCGCAAAGGATTTTGGGGGGTGGTGTGTCGCTAATCTGCAGTTGTAATGTGGATTGCGGAGCACGGCATTTGTAATGCCAATACCCATCTCATGTGGAAATGTTCTTCCTTATTCACCATAAATGGGTTTTAGCGGGAATTTTTGGGGAGTAGGATCGTTTTTGCGGCTAAAACGGGAAATTCCAACGGGCTATTTAACCAGGGGTTTTACCCATGGCTATGATTATGACGCCCTTTCAGGGCTGTCCCCGTGTCCTGTAATCCGCAGTTGTAATGCCAATACATCACTGTTTATTTATTGCCACGAAGGCACTAAGGCGCAAAGTTTTTTGGAGTTAGTGCGTCGCTAATCCGCATTTGTAATGCGGATTGCCGAGCATGGCATTTGTAATGCCACCTTACCGAATCATCCTCTCCGCATTTCCCTGTAACCTTATGGAAGGAACAAACTGTTTCCCATAAACCATTGAAATAACAAATTATCCTTTTATATTATACATGCTTAATTCCCGTACATATTCAACCACTTATCAAAAAAAATGTTTGGAAAACACGTTACCCTAACCATCCTCATACTGCTGATGGCCTTGGCCCAAACAAGTCATGCACAAAAGGCTGTTCCTGCGATCACGTTCGAAGAGGTCAAACCAAAATCCAGCGGGGTAACCTTTAAAAACCAGATCACAGAGGACGAACACCATAACATCCTGACCTACGAATATTTCTACAATGGTGGCGGGGTGGCGGTAGGCGATCTTGACAATGACGGCCTGGATGAAATTTTCCTGACCGGAAACATGGTGGACAAT comes from Echinicola vietnamensis DSM 17526 and encodes:
- a CDS encoding ROK family protein, yielding MKKNRLILGLDIGGTSINAGIMKDGELIEKREIPTPSQEPQEVILSTIADFIASYFSHEIDGIGIGIPGLVDAEKGIVYNLENIPAFNKVALKDYLERTLEKPVYINNDANCFALGEYKFGGANKHRHMVGITLGTGIGTGVITNGELYPGFLCGAGEWGGVPYLDSNFENYCSSKFFRKLHHTTAKKLAAKAAEGDQEALKLFYEYGTHIGNLIKYILFTYAPEAIVIGGSIRKAFPYFSKGLKETVETFPYSSISDNLTIYTSSFDDSAIMGAAALVTEAESHVANLAK